The following are encoded in a window of Lactobacillus intestinalis genomic DNA:
- the pgmB gene encoding beta-phosphoglucomutase, with protein MSFSDLKGFAFDLDGVIADTARFHGQAWRQIADKVGTEWTPELADGLKGMSRMDSLELILKSGHHENEYTQEEKEAIAKEKNDNYLKLVETLTPDDVLPGMRELLEDLKNKGYHLALASASKNSPKVLKYLQISDYFEGIVDPAKLTHGKPDPEIYLEAAKIMNLSPEQVAGLEDAQVGIDSINRAGETSIGIGNTLKNADVKFGDTREVTLEAIEKQLNN; from the coding sequence ATGAGCTTTTCTGATTTAAAAGGGTTCGCATTTGATTTAGATGGTGTTATTGCAGATACGGCTAGATTTCATGGTCAGGCTTGGCGTCAAATCGCTGACAAGGTTGGGACTGAGTGGACACCAGAATTAGCCGATGGTCTAAAAGGGATGAGCCGGATGGATTCATTGGAATTGATTTTAAAATCTGGTCATCATGAAAATGAATATACTCAAGAAGAAAAAGAAGCCATTGCCAAAGAGAAAAATGACAACTATTTAAAACTTGTAGAAACTTTAACTCCTGATGATGTTTTACCTGGAATGCGTGAATTGTTAGAAGATTTAAAGAATAAAGGTTATCATCTGGCTTTAGCTTCCGCTTCTAAAAACTCTCCTAAGGTTTTGAAATATTTGCAAATTAGCGATTACTTTGAGGGAATAGTTGATCCAGCTAAATTAACTCATGGCAAGCCTGATCCTGAAATTTATTTAGAAGCCGCCAAGATTATGAATTTATCTCCTGAGCAAGTTGCTGGTTTAGAAGATGCTCAAGTTGGTATCGATTCTATCAATCGTGCTGGAGAAACTTCAATTGGTATCGGAAACACTTTAAAAAATGCTGATGTGAAATTTGGTGATACTAGAGAAGTAACTTTGGAAGCTATTGAGAAGCAATTGAATAATTAG
- a CDS encoding BspA family leucine-rich repeat surface protein, with protein MLSKNNFNEKIRQTDEKKDHFSIRKLTIGAASILIGMTFIGINSHTAYAANQNDTVVNTQNSASTPSEGKTPNATIQPKNNIISTTSTSTKLRTTKTNSSKPTSSTIKDNKKENDALNDQATNSTNQESNSKKIESKKQFTNVATNNDKSFGQKQTTTQQIKNKTEQKNQPTNIEKSENLNEKQESNKINPSSLNKIVTKAVSTQNNLKYNVNDWDGNLDNTNHEYTLTSYHGVDEQNIYIPNTSDFNIAGKISDTDKVYITKDLMQSIVKDGATNITIDNQGNEDNNKVYAKGNWAGAFANSSSLKKVDLSHLETSGVTNMGSAFQEDTVLENANLSNWNINKITNFDNLFSGDNWLSSINLNNWNFANNPSMEGMFNWTWRVNTLDLTGAKNINETILNKYVESLKTSHATSLDLSKISLSPEITSLSGKFSGMSDLKTVNFTGFNASDITDMSQMFSGDNNLTDINFGNLNFKNINTNGMFDWAANNIKSVNITQTRNITSEILAEYASSLRNSHIPSVNLNGISVSPNVISIAGLLSNMPNLKNVDLSGLDIAHITDMHDLFSGDTNLTNVNLSGLNFANINTSGMFNWVNDIKNVNIKNAKNITQDILNQYVQSLRNTHATSINFTKINLSPNITSLGGLLTNMPNLENADLSGLNLNQVNNLAGLFTGDHNLKKVNLSGLDLANVNTSGMFNWADWNIENVDITNTKNITSDILNEYVASIKISKSPSADLSTTTLSPTITSLANLFSNMPYLESVNLTGLDTSHITNMSYMFFNTPKLVKIIGIEYLNTHNVTNMAGMFESVINETKNNQEPLPLESNGNLIELDLSNWDVSNVTNMLYMFGGQDKLIRIGNLSNWNPSKVTNMAGMFFGLQSLPDDVLKNLNWDTSNVTDMSYMFAQMHKQEDLSFVNNWNTAKVTDMSYMFFEDYALEKLNLVNWNTESVGLKKTEQNYSLADMFAADVALVSVGDISHWNTSNVHDTRAMFYGTTSLSQVDLSGWNTGKLEIAEGMFNNSGAKYIGLNNWDLSHIKRLNNYGFVREDGELGGVENMFKDLTNPAVISMNNISLPNATNAFKIKDFIGNNPIVVIANGVNGEPLPTLLAINNQNWKDIKGETITGRQNADILTFVRASNNQELSQEGLNFIFTNLKEMQNYFNQQTSINVVKNNLGNLVSDWNIKEDTVDGHIKVTNRISPAPSYDPYNNPNGIKAIVNGNNLASLMTSIYQLHIINPQITTETVSPTRTIIIENPDGTTSTKTQIVKFIRTVIKYADGTIEYGAWTPAQGQWDKFEIPQIKDYDSYVGQNKVSTINAVNVSPSTSNITITVSYHQINNNNQVIPPINPNLPHPHPEKPVIPDVPSKPNTLDIPAKPVIPNKSKDNPNYPKPHKEDMPSIKPAKDTHVQPLKQKIEHMGAPKTTQINETIQSKHNNNQTNMEAVNIPKTKDKLLLTSKTPQKDNVNMTKRKDNHPTLPQTGESQNKMNIIGLLLIALANLGLIDRKRRDK; from the coding sequence ATGTTGTCTAAAAACAATTTTAACGAAAAAATCAGACAAACAGACGAAAAAAAAGATCATTTTTCTATTCGAAAATTAACTATAGGAGCTGCTTCAATTTTAATTGGGATGACTTTTATCGGGATCAATAGTCATACCGCATATGCTGCAAACCAGAATGATACTGTTGTAAACACCCAAAATAGTGCAAGTACCCCATCAGAGGGCAAAACGCCTAACGCTACAATTCAGCCTAAAAATAATATAATCTCCACTACATCAACATCGACAAAGTTGCGAACTACTAAAACAAACTCAAGCAAACCAACTTCTTCCACTATTAAAGATAATAAAAAAGAGAATGACGCTCTAAATGATCAAGCTACTAACAGCACAAATCAAGAAAGCAATTCTAAAAAAATAGAATCAAAAAAACAGTTTACGAATGTTGCAACTAATAATGATAAATCTTTTGGCCAAAAACAGACAACTACTCAGCAAATCAAAAATAAAACTGAACAAAAAAATCAACCTACTAATATTGAAAAATCTGAAAACTTAAATGAAAAACAAGAATCTAATAAGATAAATCCATCCTCTCTTAATAAAATAGTTACTAAAGCTGTTTCTACACAAAATAATCTCAAATATAATGTCAATGATTGGGATGGTAATCTTGATAACACAAACCACGAATATACATTAACTAGCTATCATGGAGTAGACGAGCAAAATATATATATTCCAAATACATCTGATTTTAATATAGCTGGTAAAATTTCAGATACCGACAAAGTTTACATCACCAAAGATTTAATGCAAAGCATAGTTAAAGATGGAGCAACTAATATCACTATTGATAACCAAGGAAATGAGGATAACAATAAAGTTTATGCTAAGGGTAATTGGGCTGGAGCTTTTGCAAATTCTTCCAGCTTAAAGAAAGTTGATCTTAGTCATTTAGAGACAAGTGGAGTTACTAATATGGGCAGTGCTTTCCAAGAGGATACAGTTCTAGAAAATGCTAACTTAAGTAACTGGAATATTAATAAGATTACTAATTTTGATAATCTATTTTCGGGTGACAATTGGCTCTCCAGTATCAACTTAAATAACTGGAATTTTGCAAATAATCCTTCCATGGAGGGAATGTTTAACTGGACTTGGAGAGTAAATACTCTTGATTTAACAGGAGCTAAAAATATCAATGAAACCATCTTAAATAAATATGTTGAAAGCTTAAAAACATCTCACGCTACCTCATTAGACCTATCTAAGATTAGCCTCTCTCCAGAAATAACTAGTCTATCAGGTAAATTTAGTGGGATGTCTGACCTTAAAACTGTAAATTTCACAGGTTTCAATGCCAGTGATATTACCGATATGAGTCAAATGTTCTCTGGAGATAATAATTTAACTGATATTAATTTTGGTAATTTGAATTTTAAAAATATTAATACAAATGGAATGTTCGACTGGGCTGCTAATAATATTAAAAGTGTTAATATCACTCAAACTCGTAACATCACTTCTGAAATTTTAGCCGAATATGCATCAAGTCTTAGAAATAGTCACATTCCTTCTGTTAATCTAAATGGAATTAGTGTTTCCCCTAATGTCATCAGTATAGCAGGTCTATTGAGTAACATGCCTAACCTTAAAAATGTAGATTTGTCTGGACTTGATATAGCACATATTACTGACATGCATGATTTGTTTAGTGGTGATACAAATTTAACAAATGTTAATTTAAGTGGGTTAAACTTTGCGAATATTAATACATCTGGAATGTTTAACTGGGTTAATGACATTAAGAATGTCAATATTAAAAACGCCAAAAATATTACTCAAGACATTCTTAATCAATATGTTCAGAGCTTAAGAAATACCCATGCCACCTCAATCAACTTTACTAAAATTAATCTTTCTCCTAACATTACTAGCTTAGGAGGATTATTAACCAATATGCCTAACCTTGAAAATGCAGATTTATCTGGACTGAATCTTAACCAAGTTAACAACTTAGCAGGTTTATTTACCGGTGATCACAATCTTAAAAAAGTTAATTTAAGCGGTTTAGATTTGGCAAATGTTAATACCTCTGGAATGTTTAACTGGGCAGACTGGAATATCGAGAATGTGGATATTACCAATACTAAGAATATTACCTCTGATATTTTGAACGAATATGTTGCTAGCATAAAAATCAGTAAATCTCCTTCTGCTGATTTGTCTACTACTACCCTTTCGCCAACTATAACAAGCTTAGCAAACCTCTTTAGCAATATGCCCTATCTGGAAAGTGTCAACTTAACTGGACTTGATACAAGTCATATCACTAATATGAGTTACATGTTTTTTAATACTCCTAAATTAGTCAAAATTATTGGGATTGAGTACTTAAATACTCATAATGTAACTAATATGGCAGGGATGTTTGAAAGTGTAATAAACGAAACGAAAAATAATCAGGAACCATTACCTCTTGAAAGCAACGGAAATTTAATTGAACTTGACTTATCAAATTGGGATGTATCCAATGTAACTAACATGCTTTACATGTTTGGAGGACAAGACAAATTAATTAGAATTGGTAACTTATCAAATTGGAATCCAAGTAAAGTTACTAATATGGCGGGGATGTTTTTTGGCTTACAAAGTTTACCAGACGATGTCCTTAAAAATCTTAACTGGGATACTTCAAATGTCACTGATATGAGTTACATGTTTGCTCAAATGCATAAACAAGAAGATTTGAGTTTTGTTAATAATTGGAATACTGCTAAGGTAACAGACATGAGTTACATGTTCTTTGAAGATTATGCCCTTGAAAAACTAAATTTGGTTAACTGGAATACTGAAAGTGTCGGTTTAAAGAAAACTGAACAAAATTACAGTTTAGCTGATATGTTTGCCGCTGATGTAGCATTAGTTTCAGTGGGAGATATTTCACATTGGAATACCTCTAATGTCCATGATACTCGAGCAATGTTTTATGGTACTACTAGTCTAAGTCAAGTCGATTTAAGCGGATGGAATACTGGTAAATTAGAAATTGCTGAAGGAATGTTCAACAACAGTGGAGCAAAATATATTGGATTAAATAATTGGGATCTGAGCCACATTAAACGTCTTAATAATTATGGTTTCGTTCGTGAAGATGGTGAATTAGGCGGAGTGGAAAATATGTTTAAGGATTTAACTAATCCTGCAGTTATTTCTATGAATAATATTTCTTTACCTAATGCTACCAATGCGTTTAAAATTAAAGATTTCATAGGTAATAATCCAATCGTAGTAATTGCTAACGGGGTAAATGGGGAACCACTCCCAACATTACTTGCTATTAATAATCAGAACTGGAAAGATATTAAAGGTGAAACAATTACTGGACGTCAAAATGCTGATATATTAACTTTTGTTAGAGCTAGCAATAATCAAGAGCTTTCACAAGAAGGACTAAACTTTATTTTTACTAACTTAAAAGAGATGCAAAATTACTTTAATCAACAAACTAGTATAAATGTAGTTAAAAATAATTTAGGCAATTTAGTTTCTGATTGGAATATCAAAGAAGATACTGTAGATGGTCATATTAAGGTAACCAATCGCATTTCTCCAGCGCCTTCATACGATCCCTATAATAATCCAAATGGTATTAAAGCGATAGTAAATGGTAACAACTTAGCTAGTTTAATGACTAGCATATATCAATTACATATTATTAATCCTCAAATTACTACAGAAACAGTTTCTCCCACTAGAACTATTATCATTGAAAATCCAGATGGCACTACATCTACTAAAACTCAAATTGTTAAATTCATTCGGACTGTAATTAAATATGCTGATGGAACTATTGAGTATGGAGCTTGGACACCTGCTCAAGGACAATGGGATAAGTTCGAAATTCCCCAAATTAAGGATTATGATTCCTATGTCGGACAAAATAAGGTTTCTACTATTAATGCCGTCAATGTTAGCCCATCTACCTCTAATATTACTATCACGGTATCTTATCATCAGATTAACAATAATAATCAAGTTATTCCTCCTATAAATCCCAATCTTCCTCATCCCCATCCAGAAAAACCTGTTATTCCAGATGTTCCAAGTAAACCAAATACCCTAGATATTCCAGCTAAACCAGTTATTCCAAACAAATCAAAAGACAATCCGAACTATCCAAAACCTCATAAAGAAGACATGCCTTCGATAAAGCCTGCTAAAGATACACATGTTCAACCACTTAAACAAAAAATTGAACATATGGGAGCGCCTAAAACTACTCAAATTAACGAGACTATTCAATCTAAACATAACAATAACCAAACTAATATGGAAGCCGTAAATATTCCTAAAACCAAAGATAAATTATTGCTTACATCTAAAACCCCCCAAAAAGACAATGTTAATATGACTAAACGAAAGGATAACCATCCTACGCTCCCACAAACAGGCGAAAGTCAAAACAAAATGAACATAATAGGTTTACTTTTAATAGCTCTTGCAAATCTAGGTTTGATCGATCGAAAACGCCGAGATAAATAA
- a CDS encoding glycoside hydrolase family 65 protein: MKRTFDISPWNVATKAWDPQDKRLQESMTSLANENLGMRGFFEEGYSGDHMQGVYLGGVWFPDKTRVGWWKNGYPKYFGKMINAVNFMKLIIKVNGEQLDLNKQTPKDFNLDLDLKSGVLKRSFKVEIGGSELQFTFERFVSVVQKELVGQRVTVKNLSDSNVNVEITSMIDADVYNEDSNHDEQFWDVLSKKADGTHAEVMSKTKPNDFGVPQFTVGMKTTTVTDLKHIEDGTSDKTAYNVFAGEIKPNSEINFEKRTVVATSRDFDTENEIEQRLDELAAKLDAESFDALLKPHEEEWHNRWTKSDVVINGDEEAQQGIRFNLFQLFSTYYGQDYRLNIGPKGFTGEKYGGATYWDTEAYCLPVYLGVANPEIARNLLMYRYKQLDGAYVNAKEQGLDGALFPMVTFNGIECHNEWEITFEEIHRNGDIAYAIYLYTNYTGDKSYVLHEGAKVLTEISRFWADRVHYSQRQNKYMLHGVTGPDEYDNNVNNDWYTNLLCKWTLNYTLEILDEVDAETAKKLGVSEDEKRRWKGIADNMYLPYDPQKDIFPENDGFLDKDLTPVSEIPSDQLPLNQNWSWDKILRSPYVKQGDVIQGLWDFIDDFTKEEKKRNFDFYEQFTVHESSLSASVYSIIAADIGYEDKAVELYERSARLDLDNYNNDTDDGLHITSMTGSWLDIVQGFAGMRVRNGELHYAPFLPKRWDSYKFRQTFRGRILEVTVDKTGTKIELISGDPITIDLDGKKLNLK; encoded by the coding sequence ATGAAACGCACTTTTGATATTTCACCTTGGAACGTTGCTACTAAAGCATGGGATCCTCAAGATAAAAGATTACAAGAATCAATGACTAGTTTAGCCAATGAAAATCTCGGAATGAGAGGATTCTTTGAAGAAGGTTATTCTGGCGATCATATGCAAGGAGTTTACTTAGGTGGGGTTTGGTTCCCAGATAAAACTCGTGTAGGTTGGTGGAAGAACGGTTATCCAAAGTACTTTGGTAAGATGATCAATGCTGTTAACTTTATGAAATTGATTATCAAAGTTAATGGAGAACAATTAGACCTTAATAAGCAAACACCAAAGGATTTCAATTTAGACTTAGACTTAAAATCAGGTGTCTTAAAGCGTTCCTTTAAGGTAGAAATTGGTGGTAGTGAATTACAATTTACTTTTGAACGTTTTGTATCTGTAGTTCAAAAAGAATTAGTTGGCCAAAGAGTCACTGTTAAAAACTTGAGCGATTCTAATGTTAATGTTGAAATCACTAGCATGATTGATGCTGATGTTTACAATGAAGATTCTAACCATGATGAACAATTCTGGGATGTTTTAAGTAAAAAAGCTGATGGTACTCATGCCGAAGTAATGTCAAAGACTAAGCCAAATGACTTTGGGGTTCCTCAATTTACAGTAGGAATGAAGACTACAACAGTTACTGATTTAAAGCATATTGAAGATGGAACTAGTGATAAAACTGCTTATAATGTTTTTGCTGGTGAAATTAAGCCAAATTCTGAAATCAACTTTGAAAAGAGAACAGTAGTAGCTACTTCACGTGATTTTGATACAGAAAATGAAATTGAACAAAGACTTGATGAATTAGCAGCTAAACTTGATGCAGAAAGCTTTGACGCTTTACTTAAACCTCATGAAGAAGAATGGCATAACCGTTGGACTAAATCCGATGTGGTTATCAATGGCGATGAAGAAGCACAACAAGGAATTCGTTTCAATTTATTCCAACTCTTCTCTACATACTACGGTCAAGATTACCGCTTAAATATTGGACCTAAAGGATTCACTGGAGAAAAGTACGGTGGTGCTACCTACTGGGATACTGAAGCTTACTGTCTTCCTGTTTATCTTGGGGTTGCAAATCCAGAAATTGCCCGCAACTTATTAATGTACCGCTATAAACAATTAGATGGTGCCTATGTAAATGCTAAAGAACAAGGATTAGACGGTGCTTTATTCCCAATGGTAACTTTCAATGGTATTGAATGTCACAATGAATGGGAAATTACTTTTGAAGAAATTCACCGTAATGGAGATATTGCCTATGCAATTTATCTTTACACTAATTACACTGGAGATAAGTCCTATGTTCTTCATGAAGGTGCAAAAGTTTTAACTGAAATATCTCGTTTCTGGGCTGATCGTGTTCATTATTCACAAAGACAAAATAAATATATGCTTCATGGTGTAACTGGTCCTGATGAATACGATAACAATGTTAATAATGATTGGTACACTAATTTATTATGTAAGTGGACTTTGAACTATACATTGGAAATTTTAGATGAAGTTGATGCAGAGACAGCTAAAAAGCTTGGCGTTTCTGAAGATGAAAAACGTCGCTGGAAGGGAATTGCGGATAATATGTATCTACCATATGATCCACAAAAAGATATTTTCCCAGAAAATGATGGCTTCTTAGATAAAGATTTAACACCAGTTTCAGAAATTCCTAGTGATCAATTACCATTGAACCAAAACTGGTCATGGGATAAAATTTTACGTTCACCATACGTTAAGCAGGGGGATGTTATCCAAGGACTTTGGGACTTTATTGATGACTTCACTAAGGAAGAAAAGAAGCGTAACTTTGACTTCTACGAACAATTTACAGTTCACGAATCAAGTCTTTCAGCATCAGTTTACTCAATTATTGCAGCTGATATTGGTTATGAAGATAAGGCAGTTGAATTGTATGAACGTTCAGCTAGATTAGACTTAGATAACTACAATAATGATACTGATGATGGACTCCACATTACTTCGATGACTGGATCATGGTTAGATATTGTTCAAGGATTTGCTGGAATGAGGGTTCGAAATGGTGAATTGCATTATGCTCCATTCTTGCCAAAGAGGTGGGATTCATATAAATTCCGTCAAACATTTAGAGGTCGAATTTTAGAAGTTACTGTTGATAAGACAGGCACTAAGATTGAATTGATTTCGGGTGATCCAATTACAATTGATCTTGATGGTAAGAAACTTAATTTAAAGTAG
- a CDS encoding N-acetylglucosamine kinase, protein MTLKYQIGVDAGGTHSTAIAYDLNGKELGRAEGGPGQINADYEGGINNIANTVNELLDKIDGDCMRVLVGIAGLSVVGNAPEVAATISSRINNLPTRAITDSLLALYSGLEGEDGALVIAGTGSVFNGLQDGHLIAVGGYGNILGDEGSGYAIAKSAMQSALLSWDKREDNALIPMFTKFFNVEHMDECNAKFYKMTNSEVAGMAVHVAKLADQGDPDASAVIKEQAHLLARDIIIGLDRYEDPKPMKIALTGSVLANNEMLRNLMEDEVKSKYPKAEFSVSNGENARGVMFDKSKDYRYFTNHEDH, encoded by the coding sequence ATGACTCTCAAATACCAAATTGGTGTTGACGCTGGTGGTACTCACTCCACTGCTATTGCATATGACTTAAATGGCAAGGAACTCGGCCGCGCAGAAGGTGGTCCTGGCCAAATTAATGCTGATTACGAAGGCGGTATTAACAACATCGCTAATACTGTAAATGAATTGCTTGATAAGATTGATGGCGATTGTATGCGTGTTCTTGTAGGAATCGCTGGTTTATCTGTTGTCGGAAACGCTCCAGAAGTTGCAGCCACAATTTCTTCAAGAATCAACAATCTCCCAACCCGTGCAATTACCGATTCCCTTCTTGCCCTTTACAGCGGACTTGAAGGCGAAGATGGTGCTTTAGTTATTGCCGGAACTGGTTCTGTATTTAACGGTTTACAAGATGGCCATTTAATCGCAGTAGGTGGTTATGGTAACATTTTAGGCGATGAAGGTTCTGGTTATGCAATCGCTAAGAGCGCAATGCAATCTGCCCTTCTTAGTTGGGATAAGCGTGAAGATAACGCCTTGATTCCAATGTTTACTAAATTCTTCAATGTTGAACACATGGATGAATGTAATGCTAAGTTCTACAAGATGACTAACTCAGAAGTTGCTGGTATGGCTGTTCACGTGGCTAAGCTGGCAGATCAAGGTGATCCAGATGCTTCTGCCGTTATCAAGGAACAAGCTCATCTTTTAGCTCGTGATATCATTATTGGTTTAGATCGTTACGAAGATCCTAAGCCAATGAAGATTGCTCTTACTGGTTCCGTTCTTGCAAATAATGAAATGCTTCGTAATTTAATGGAAGACGAAGTTAAGAGTAAATATCCAAAGGCTGAATTCTCCGTTTCAAACGGTGAAAACGCACGTGGTGTTATGTTCGATAAGAGTAAAGATTACCGTTACTTCACTAATCACGAAGATCATTAA
- a CDS encoding YfhO family protein, which produces MLQEKVNYLKQNLFTKSKIPYYLSFFIPFIIFFMYFALHKFNILTVDLGQQYVDFFSFLRNSLFTHPSNLIYSFQNGLGNSMLGTDAYYLLSPFNLILFLFSKNQLPIAILLLITLKIGAMGLSSFFYWKKRIPDYYALSSSLAYALCGYVIANHFNLMWLDSAILLPLLVNEIDHCLYNKPNHLILLTFLLWFTNFYTGFMVLLFGFLYFLSQLTFTQFKKEALINYFKASILGSLISAFILLPVLFEMLAGKASSPARWSFGFQFPPFEELSKLALGAYSFHEMEAGMPNIYLTMPFLLFIMAYFTSNKIDWKPKLANLLLFIFLVFSLFWTPLVLVWHLGQFPVWYPGRFSFILIFFSLNLATLFIKKQSQLSIAQKIFIAILATGLSFYLAFITNKIEFLNNTNLIISCLFLALAVVYICFLYNQNRISGKLLFGIIIIEITVNTILSLNNLAYQNNADYQNFSKTTNQVTQYLKKTHPGFYRVEKTFYRSDDDPFTANYYGISNFNSISDQKVLTLLQNLGYLHNSNSYTNYGGSPITDNILGIKYYLTPNYAYKKLSFDNQNERLDVNGYHFIKQFSGLNLYQNQTAFPLLFLTSASATRIHFDEDNPTRNQALLFNKITANKSPLFHSIILPSTKTINATSSPDNNLEFTQKNIAKHASISFTLTPSTQNSYYLELPDTLNNDQTDLFINGASINIDTRDPQSRLINFAYRQKGQKIKITFNIKNRKLDLNGINLWELNNSAVSQLSQQFLQNQPSFFQKGLVVRSHFSTDRAQTLATTIPFNRNWLIFDNGHLVKKKLFANTFLSIQITKGKHDLKLVYVPFTLIIGAIISLFTLIFLKKRKC; this is translated from the coding sequence ATGCTACAAGAAAAAGTTAACTATTTAAAGCAAAATTTATTTACCAAGTCTAAAATACCATACTATTTGAGTTTTTTTATTCCCTTTATCATATTTTTTATGTATTTTGCTCTCCATAAATTTAATATTTTGACTGTAGATTTAGGACAGCAATATGTAGATTTCTTTTCATTCCTACGAAATTCTCTTTTTACTCATCCTTCAAACTTGATCTATAGTTTCCAAAATGGTTTGGGCAATTCAATGCTGGGCACAGATGCCTATTATTTACTGAGCCCGTTCAATCTTATTTTATTTTTATTCTCAAAAAATCAGCTTCCAATTGCTATTCTTTTACTCATCACTCTAAAAATAGGCGCAATGGGGTTAAGCAGTTTTTTCTATTGGAAAAAGCGCATCCCTGATTATTATGCTCTCAGTAGCAGCTTAGCCTATGCCTTATGCGGGTATGTAATTGCCAATCATTTCAATTTAATGTGGCTGGATTCAGCAATTTTATTACCTTTATTGGTCAATGAAATTGATCACTGTCTTTATAACAAGCCCAATCATCTTATCTTGTTAACTTTTTTGCTTTGGTTCACTAATTTTTATACAGGCTTTATGGTGCTTTTATTTGGATTTTTATACTTTTTAAGCCAATTAACTTTTACCCAATTTAAAAAAGAAGCTTTAATAAATTACTTTAAGGCAAGTATTCTAGGCTCTTTAATTAGTGCATTTATTTTATTACCAGTTCTTTTTGAAATGCTAGCTGGAAAGGCATCGTCGCCAGCTCGCTGGAGCTTCGGTTTTCAATTTCCTCCTTTTGAAGAACTAAGTAAGTTAGCTTTGGGAGCTTATAGTTTTCATGAAATGGAAGCAGGTATGCCTAATATCTACCTGACTATGCCATTTTTATTATTTATCATGGCCTACTTTACTAGTAACAAAATTGACTGGAAACCAAAATTAGCTAATTTACTGCTATTTATTTTCTTAGTATTTTCCCTATTTTGGACTCCATTAGTTTTAGTTTGGCATTTAGGGCAATTCCCAGTTTGGTATCCGGGACGATTTAGTTTTATCTTGATTTTCTTTAGCTTGAACTTAGCTACTTTATTTATTAAAAAACAAAGTCAACTATCTATCGCTCAGAAAATCTTTATTGCAATTTTAGCCACTGGACTTAGTTTCTATCTTGCTTTTATTACCAACAAAATTGAATTTCTTAACAATACCAATCTGATTATTTCTTGTTTGTTCTTAGCTTTAGCTGTTGTTTATATTTGCTTTTTATACAATCAAAATCGAATTAGCGGAAAACTTTTATTTGGAATTATCATTATCGAAATTACTGTTAACACTATTTTATCTTTAAACAATTTGGCTTATCAAAATAATGCAGATTATCAAAATTTTAGTAAAACTACTAATCAAGTAACCCAATACCTCAAAAAAACTCATCCCGGATTTTATCGAGTAGAGAAAACCTTCTATCGCTCAGATGACGATCCCTTTACCGCCAATTATTACGGCATCAGCAATTTTAACTCCATTAGTGATCAAAAAGTTTTAACCCTTTTGCAAAATTTAGGCTATCTCCACAATAGTAATTCTTACACCAACTATGGGGGCAGCCCCATTACAGATAATATTTTAGGTATCAAATATTACCTTACTCCTAATTACGCTTATAAGAAATTGAGTTTTGATAATCAAAATGAACGTCTTGATGTAAATGGGTATCATTTTATTAAGCAATTTTCGGGATTAAATCTTTATCAAAATCAAACAGCTTTTCCATTACTTTTTTTGACCTCAGCTTCAGCTACAAGAATTCATTTTGATGAAGATAATCCCACTAGAAATCAGGCTCTTCTTTTTAACAAAATAACTGCAAATAAAAGTCCACTATTTCATAGCATTATTCTTCCGTCAACTAAAACTATTAACGCTACTTCTAGCCCCGATAATAATTTAGAATTTACTCAAAAAAACATCGCTAAACATGCCAGCATCTCTTTCACCCTCACTCCCTCTACTCAAAATTCTTACTATTTAGAGCTTCCTGATACTTTAAATAATGATCAAACTGATTTATTCATCAACGGCGCAAGTATTAATATTGATACTCGTGATCCTCAAAGTCGGCTGATCAATTTTGCCTATCGCCAAAAAGGACAAAAAATAAAAATAACTTTCAATATAAAAAATAGAAAATTAGACCTAAATGGGATTAATTTATGGGAATTGAATAATTCAGCAGTATCACAACTTAGTCAGCAATTTTTACAAAATCAGCCTTCCTTTTTCCAAAAAGGATTAGTGGTACGCAGTCACTTTTCTACAGATAGAGCGCAAACCTTAGCTACTACAATTCCTTTCAATAGAAATTGGCTCATTTTTGACAATGGCCATTTAGTTAAAAAGAAGTTATTTGCAAATACATTCTTATCAATACAAATAACTAAAGGAAAGCATGATCTAAAGCTAGTTTATGTTCCATTTACATTGATCATTGGAGCAATTATTTCGTTATTTACTTTAATTTTTCTAAAGAAACGTAAGTGTTAA